Proteins encoded by one window of Bactrocera oleae isolate idBacOlea1 chromosome 4, idBacOlea1, whole genome shotgun sequence:
- the Hsf gene encoding heat shock factor protein isoform X2 — MANTRSKIDGKTKLRGIEKIFYDDTQEQRTTTTRSSENKLSATKTKAGIGHLEADQLKQEDVGREQMHTFSETGAGVPAFLAKLWRLVDDPDTNHLICWNKDGRSFIIQNQAQFARELLPLNYKHNNMASFIRQLNMYGFHKITSIDNGGLKFDRDEMEFSHPCFKRNCPYLLEHIKRKIANTKSLDDKSGLKPEAVTKVLQDVKAMRGRQDSLDSRFSVMKQENEALWREIASLRQKHAKQQQIVNKLIQFLITIVQPSRNMTSVKRHMQLMIHDTPGNAKLRKKSESESECGPVIHELGEELLDEVTDPDIDLMDPSSPYGKMIPNNDTEGNGSPLNIERPHSRVSQGSQHYDFSNQSTDDAINTAMTGPSCSSGGSSSVNVINSLNPQKIGMESDLSIIQSVNPDGSQIFYHVTEVPDAIDAHNNDVMPGASPNYSEENVLTTPMVREQMARSQQLKQRNKRRRKQIDGDDSTDITVSMSKMRNADGKRQSPLLIKSEKEQQIDPMSFLNDFPDDQNGHADVSTKLKEDALAANRSSSSLLNAGNIATAAISPVSTANNSPLLGQSTNFFNSNEFITSEMPADIFEESPLISAEPNSYNRQRQKQQQQQLQYGRTMANSGKFSSFVARSNNSGIGAAASNRASTSAAAAAAANQFSNDDRQSNSNTLVTSHQGKTNNNGNNLSLAKYKSGGTGNEEIMRDEVSDHLDNVQDELESLKDLLRSDGYSLDANTLLGLFNDSDILGPFGLNLVNEPNNEKKGSELMSYQPMYDLSDIIDINEKNELESVDHTTRPSSSRQLPQLEQQQREPPSGLNTPYNDYFANALEPTSTPRKIESAALSDSKTKHPN; from the exons ATGGCAAACACACGTAGTAAAATTGacggaaaaacaaaactacggggaatagaaaaaatattttatgacgaCACACAG gAACAGAGAACAACTACAACGAGATCATCTGAAAACAAATTAAGTGCTACTAAAACTAAAGCAGGCATTGGACACTTAGAAGCTGATCAACTTAAACAAGAAGACGTAGGAAGAGAACAAATGCACACTTTTAGTGAAACAGGCGCCGGTGTTCCGGCGTTCTTAGCCAAGTTATGGCGTCTAGTGGATGATCCGGATACCAATCATCTCATCTGCTGGAATaag GATGGCCGAAGTTTTATAATTCAAAACCAAGCTCAGTTTGCACGTGAATTGTTGCCTCTGAATTACAAGCACAACAACATGGCCAGTTTTATTCGGCAATTAAATATGT ATGGCTTTCATAAGATAACATCAATTGACAATGGTGGCCTGAAATTTGATCGAGATGAAATGGAATTCTCGCATCCATGCTTCAAGCGAAATTGTCCATATTTGCTTGAGCATATTAAGCGAAAAATCGCCAATACAAAGAGTTTAGATGACAAATCAGGTTTGAAGCCCGAAGCTGTCACGAAAGTGCTACAAGATGTTAAGGCAATGCGTGGTAGACAGGATTCGCTTGACTCACGTTTTTCAGTTATGAAGCAGGAAAATGAGGCTTTATGGAGAGAAATAGCCTCCCTGCGGCAAAAACATGCCAAGCAACAGCAAATTGTCAATAAA ctcatacaatttttaatcacaaTTGTTCAACCATCGCGCAACATGACTAGTGTAAAACGACATATGCAGTTGATGATACATGATACACCGGGCAATGCAAAACTTCGCAAAAAGAGCGAATCCGAATCTGAATGTGGACCAGTTATTCATGAGCTCGGTGAAGAGCTGCTTGACGAAGTCACCGATCCTGACATTGATCTAAT GGATCCATCAAGTCCATATGGTAAAATGATTCCAAATAATGACACAGAAGGCAATGGATCACCGCTAAACATTGAGCGCCCTCATTCTAGGGTCAGCCAAGGATCCCAGCACTACGACTTTTCGAATCAGAGTACGGACGATGCTATAAACACTGCAATGACTGGTCCGAGTTGTAGTAGTGGTGGTAGTAGTAGTGTAAATGTAATAAACAGCTTGAATCCTCAAAAAATCGGTATGGAATCGGACTTATCTATTATACAGTCAGTAAATCCAGATGGATCGCAGATTTTCTATCACGTTACCGAGGTACCTGATGCAATAGATGCGCATAATAACGACGTCATGCCAGGTGCATCGCCAAATTATAGCGAGGAGAACGTGTTGACTACACCGATGGTGCGTGAACAAATGGCACGCTCACAACAGCTGAAACAAAGAAATAAGCGACGACGTAAACAAATTGATGGTGATGATTCAACAGATATCACCGTTTCAATGTCGAAGATGAGAAACGCTGACGGAAAACGGCAGTCACCACTATTAATCAAAAGCGAGAAAGAACAACAAATCGATCCAATGTCATTCTTAAATGATTTCCCAGATGACCAAAACGGACATGCAGACGTTTCCACAAAACTTAAAGAAGATGCTCTTGCAGCTAATCGGAGTAGTTCTAGTTTACTAAATGCTGGCAATATAGCAACTGCTGCTATATCACCAGTCAGCACAGCAAACAATAGTCCCCTGCTAGGCCAATcgacaaattttttcaattcaaatgagTTTATTACATCCGAAATGCCTGCTGATATATTTGAG GAATCCCCCTTAATATCCGCTGAGCCAAATAGTTATAATCGACaacgacaaaaacaacaacaacaacaactacaatatggTCGAACAATGGCTAACAGTGGCAAGTTTTCTTCATTTGTCGCGCGTAGTAATAACAGCGGCATAGGAGCAGCAGCTTCCAATAGGGCCTCAACATCTGCCGCTGCCGCAGCTGCTGCTAACCAATTTAGCAACGACGACAGGCAGAGCAACAGCAACACTCTTGTAACCTCACACCAGGGAAAGACCAACAACAATGGAAATAATTTGTCTTTAGCTAAATATAAAAGCGGCGGTACTGGCAATGAGGAAATTATGCG tgATGAAGTGAGTGACCATTTGGATAATGTGCAGGATGAATTGGAGTCGCTTAAGGATTTACTACGCAGTGATGGCTATTCGTTAGACGCAAACACTCTATTGGgc ctATTCAATGATTCCGATATTTTAGGACCATTCGGTTTGAATTTGGTTAATGAACCCAACAATGAGAAAAAAG GTTCGGAGCTTATGTCCTACCAACCAATGTATGATCTTTCAGACATCATAGATATCAATGAGAAAAATGAACTGGaat cTGTTGATCACACGACTAGGCCAAGTAGTTCAAGGCAATTGCCTCAGCTGGAGCAACAGCAAAGAGAGCCGCCAAGTGGTCTGAACACTCCATACAATGATTATTTTGCTAATGCACTTGAACCAACTAGCACACCGCGTAAAATAGAATCTGCAGCTCTTTCTGATAGTAAAACTAAACACCCAAACTAA
- the Hsf gene encoding heat shock factor protein isoform X3: MHTFSETGAGVPAFLAKLWRLVDDPDTNHLICWNKDGRSFIIQNQAQFARELLPLNYKHNNMASFIRQLNMYGFHKITSIDNGGLKFDRDEMEFSHPCFKRNCPYLLEHIKRKIANTKSLDDKSGLKPEAVTKVLQDVKAMRGRQDSLDSRFSVMKQENEALWREIASLRQKHAKQQQIVNKLIQFLITIVQPSRNMTSVKRHMQLMIHDTPGNAKLRKKSESESECGPVIHELGEELLDEVTDPDIDLMDPSSPYGKMIPNNDTEGNGSPLNIERPHSRVSQGSQHYDFSNQSTDDAINTAMTGPSCSSGGSSSVNVINSLNPQKIGMESDLSIIQSVNPDGSQIFYHVTEVPDAIDAHNNDVMPGASPNYSEENVLTTPMVREQMARSQQLKQRNKRRRKQIDGDDSTDITVSMSKMRNADGKRQSPLLIKSEKEQQIDPMSFLNDFPDDQNGHADVSTKLKEDALAANRSSSSLLNAGNIATAAISPVSTANNSPLLGQSTNFFNSNEFITSEMPADIFEESPLISAEPNSYNRQRQKQQQQQLQYGRTMANSGKFSSFVARSNNSGIGAAASNRASTSAAAAAAANQFSNDDRQSNSNTLVTSHQGKTNNNGNNLSLAKYKSGGTGNEEIMRDEVSDHLDNVQDELESLKDLLRSDGYSLDANTLLGNGDATNTNTTNRFSLSSQLDGEFLTKLFNDSDILGPFGLNLVNEPNNEKKGSELMSYQPMYDLSDIIDINEKNELESVDHTTRPSSSRQLPQLEQQQREPPSGLNTPYNDYFANALEPTSTPRKIESAALSDSKTKHPN, translated from the exons ATGCACACTTTTAGTGAAACAGGCGCCGGTGTTCCGGCGTTCTTAGCCAAGTTATGGCGTCTAGTGGATGATCCGGATACCAATCATCTCATCTGCTGGAATaag GATGGCCGAAGTTTTATAATTCAAAACCAAGCTCAGTTTGCACGTGAATTGTTGCCTCTGAATTACAAGCACAACAACATGGCCAGTTTTATTCGGCAATTAAATATGT ATGGCTTTCATAAGATAACATCAATTGACAATGGTGGCCTGAAATTTGATCGAGATGAAATGGAATTCTCGCATCCATGCTTCAAGCGAAATTGTCCATATTTGCTTGAGCATATTAAGCGAAAAATCGCCAATACAAAGAGTTTAGATGACAAATCAGGTTTGAAGCCCGAAGCTGTCACGAAAGTGCTACAAGATGTTAAGGCAATGCGTGGTAGACAGGATTCGCTTGACTCACGTTTTTCAGTTATGAAGCAGGAAAATGAGGCTTTATGGAGAGAAATAGCCTCCCTGCGGCAAAAACATGCCAAGCAACAGCAAATTGTCAATAAA ctcatacaatttttaatcacaaTTGTTCAACCATCGCGCAACATGACTAGTGTAAAACGACATATGCAGTTGATGATACATGATACACCGGGCAATGCAAAACTTCGCAAAAAGAGCGAATCCGAATCTGAATGTGGACCAGTTATTCATGAGCTCGGTGAAGAGCTGCTTGACGAAGTCACCGATCCTGACATTGATCTAAT GGATCCATCAAGTCCATATGGTAAAATGATTCCAAATAATGACACAGAAGGCAATGGATCACCGCTAAACATTGAGCGCCCTCATTCTAGGGTCAGCCAAGGATCCCAGCACTACGACTTTTCGAATCAGAGTACGGACGATGCTATAAACACTGCAATGACTGGTCCGAGTTGTAGTAGTGGTGGTAGTAGTAGTGTAAATGTAATAAACAGCTTGAATCCTCAAAAAATCGGTATGGAATCGGACTTATCTATTATACAGTCAGTAAATCCAGATGGATCGCAGATTTTCTATCACGTTACCGAGGTACCTGATGCAATAGATGCGCATAATAACGACGTCATGCCAGGTGCATCGCCAAATTATAGCGAGGAGAACGTGTTGACTACACCGATGGTGCGTGAACAAATGGCACGCTCACAACAGCTGAAACAAAGAAATAAGCGACGACGTAAACAAATTGATGGTGATGATTCAACAGATATCACCGTTTCAATGTCGAAGATGAGAAACGCTGACGGAAAACGGCAGTCACCACTATTAATCAAAAGCGAGAAAGAACAACAAATCGATCCAATGTCATTCTTAAATGATTTCCCAGATGACCAAAACGGACATGCAGACGTTTCCACAAAACTTAAAGAAGATGCTCTTGCAGCTAATCGGAGTAGTTCTAGTTTACTAAATGCTGGCAATATAGCAACTGCTGCTATATCACCAGTCAGCACAGCAAACAATAGTCCCCTGCTAGGCCAATcgacaaattttttcaattcaaatgagTTTATTACATCCGAAATGCCTGCTGATATATTTGAG GAATCCCCCTTAATATCCGCTGAGCCAAATAGTTATAATCGACaacgacaaaaacaacaacaacaacaactacaatatggTCGAACAATGGCTAACAGTGGCAAGTTTTCTTCATTTGTCGCGCGTAGTAATAACAGCGGCATAGGAGCAGCAGCTTCCAATAGGGCCTCAACATCTGCCGCTGCCGCAGCTGCTGCTAACCAATTTAGCAACGACGACAGGCAGAGCAACAGCAACACTCTTGTAACCTCACACCAGGGAAAGACCAACAACAATGGAAATAATTTGTCTTTAGCTAAATATAAAAGCGGCGGTACTGGCAATGAGGAAATTATGCG tgATGAAGTGAGTGACCATTTGGATAATGTGCAGGATGAATTGGAGTCGCTTAAGGATTTACTACGCAGTGATGGCTATTCGTTAGACGCAAACACTCTATTGGgc AACGGAGATGCTACAAACACAAATACCACCAATCGATTTTCCCTGTCATCGCAACTGGATGGGGAGTTTCTCACCAAG ctATTCAATGATTCCGATATTTTAGGACCATTCGGTTTGAATTTGGTTAATGAACCCAACAATGAGAAAAAAG GTTCGGAGCTTATGTCCTACCAACCAATGTATGATCTTTCAGACATCATAGATATCAATGAGAAAAATGAACTGGaat cTGTTGATCACACGACTAGGCCAAGTAGTTCAAGGCAATTGCCTCAGCTGGAGCAACAGCAAAGAGAGCCGCCAAGTGGTCTGAACACTCCATACAATGATTATTTTGCTAATGCACTTGAACCAACTAGCACACCGCGTAAAATAGAATCTGCAGCTCTTTCTGATAGTAAAACTAAACACCCAAACTAA
- the Hsf gene encoding heat shock factor protein isoform X1: MANTRSKIDGKTKLRGIEKIFYDDTQEQRTTTTRSSENKLSATKTKAGIGHLEADQLKQEDVGREQMHTFSETGAGVPAFLAKLWRLVDDPDTNHLICWNKDGRSFIIQNQAQFARELLPLNYKHNNMASFIRQLNMYGFHKITSIDNGGLKFDRDEMEFSHPCFKRNCPYLLEHIKRKIANTKSLDDKSGLKPEAVTKVLQDVKAMRGRQDSLDSRFSVMKQENEALWREIASLRQKHAKQQQIVNKLIQFLITIVQPSRNMTSVKRHMQLMIHDTPGNAKLRKKSESESECGPVIHELGEELLDEVTDPDIDLMDPSSPYGKMIPNNDTEGNGSPLNIERPHSRVSQGSQHYDFSNQSTDDAINTAMTGPSCSSGGSSSVNVINSLNPQKIGMESDLSIIQSVNPDGSQIFYHVTEVPDAIDAHNNDVMPGASPNYSEENVLTTPMVREQMARSQQLKQRNKRRRKQIDGDDSTDITVSMSKMRNADGKRQSPLLIKSEKEQQIDPMSFLNDFPDDQNGHADVSTKLKEDALAANRSSSSLLNAGNIATAAISPVSTANNSPLLGQSTNFFNSNEFITSEMPADIFEESPLISAEPNSYNRQRQKQQQQQLQYGRTMANSGKFSSFVARSNNSGIGAAASNRASTSAAAAAAANQFSNDDRQSNSNTLVTSHQGKTNNNGNNLSLAKYKSGGTGNEEIMRDEVSDHLDNVQDELESLKDLLRSDGYSLDANTLLGNGDATNTNTTNRFSLSSQLDGEFLTKLFNDSDILGPFGLNLVNEPNNEKKGSELMSYQPMYDLSDIIDINEKNELESVDHTTRPSSSRQLPQLEQQQREPPSGLNTPYNDYFANALEPTSTPRKIESAALSDSKTKHPN, translated from the exons ATGGCAAACACACGTAGTAAAATTGacggaaaaacaaaactacggggaatagaaaaaatattttatgacgaCACACAG gAACAGAGAACAACTACAACGAGATCATCTGAAAACAAATTAAGTGCTACTAAAACTAAAGCAGGCATTGGACACTTAGAAGCTGATCAACTTAAACAAGAAGACGTAGGAAGAGAACAAATGCACACTTTTAGTGAAACAGGCGCCGGTGTTCCGGCGTTCTTAGCCAAGTTATGGCGTCTAGTGGATGATCCGGATACCAATCATCTCATCTGCTGGAATaag GATGGCCGAAGTTTTATAATTCAAAACCAAGCTCAGTTTGCACGTGAATTGTTGCCTCTGAATTACAAGCACAACAACATGGCCAGTTTTATTCGGCAATTAAATATGT ATGGCTTTCATAAGATAACATCAATTGACAATGGTGGCCTGAAATTTGATCGAGATGAAATGGAATTCTCGCATCCATGCTTCAAGCGAAATTGTCCATATTTGCTTGAGCATATTAAGCGAAAAATCGCCAATACAAAGAGTTTAGATGACAAATCAGGTTTGAAGCCCGAAGCTGTCACGAAAGTGCTACAAGATGTTAAGGCAATGCGTGGTAGACAGGATTCGCTTGACTCACGTTTTTCAGTTATGAAGCAGGAAAATGAGGCTTTATGGAGAGAAATAGCCTCCCTGCGGCAAAAACATGCCAAGCAACAGCAAATTGTCAATAAA ctcatacaatttttaatcacaaTTGTTCAACCATCGCGCAACATGACTAGTGTAAAACGACATATGCAGTTGATGATACATGATACACCGGGCAATGCAAAACTTCGCAAAAAGAGCGAATCCGAATCTGAATGTGGACCAGTTATTCATGAGCTCGGTGAAGAGCTGCTTGACGAAGTCACCGATCCTGACATTGATCTAAT GGATCCATCAAGTCCATATGGTAAAATGATTCCAAATAATGACACAGAAGGCAATGGATCACCGCTAAACATTGAGCGCCCTCATTCTAGGGTCAGCCAAGGATCCCAGCACTACGACTTTTCGAATCAGAGTACGGACGATGCTATAAACACTGCAATGACTGGTCCGAGTTGTAGTAGTGGTGGTAGTAGTAGTGTAAATGTAATAAACAGCTTGAATCCTCAAAAAATCGGTATGGAATCGGACTTATCTATTATACAGTCAGTAAATCCAGATGGATCGCAGATTTTCTATCACGTTACCGAGGTACCTGATGCAATAGATGCGCATAATAACGACGTCATGCCAGGTGCATCGCCAAATTATAGCGAGGAGAACGTGTTGACTACACCGATGGTGCGTGAACAAATGGCACGCTCACAACAGCTGAAACAAAGAAATAAGCGACGACGTAAACAAATTGATGGTGATGATTCAACAGATATCACCGTTTCAATGTCGAAGATGAGAAACGCTGACGGAAAACGGCAGTCACCACTATTAATCAAAAGCGAGAAAGAACAACAAATCGATCCAATGTCATTCTTAAATGATTTCCCAGATGACCAAAACGGACATGCAGACGTTTCCACAAAACTTAAAGAAGATGCTCTTGCAGCTAATCGGAGTAGTTCTAGTTTACTAAATGCTGGCAATATAGCAACTGCTGCTATATCACCAGTCAGCACAGCAAACAATAGTCCCCTGCTAGGCCAATcgacaaattttttcaattcaaatgagTTTATTACATCCGAAATGCCTGCTGATATATTTGAG GAATCCCCCTTAATATCCGCTGAGCCAAATAGTTATAATCGACaacgacaaaaacaacaacaacaacaactacaatatggTCGAACAATGGCTAACAGTGGCAAGTTTTCTTCATTTGTCGCGCGTAGTAATAACAGCGGCATAGGAGCAGCAGCTTCCAATAGGGCCTCAACATCTGCCGCTGCCGCAGCTGCTGCTAACCAATTTAGCAACGACGACAGGCAGAGCAACAGCAACACTCTTGTAACCTCACACCAGGGAAAGACCAACAACAATGGAAATAATTTGTCTTTAGCTAAATATAAAAGCGGCGGTACTGGCAATGAGGAAATTATGCG tgATGAAGTGAGTGACCATTTGGATAATGTGCAGGATGAATTGGAGTCGCTTAAGGATTTACTACGCAGTGATGGCTATTCGTTAGACGCAAACACTCTATTGGgc AACGGAGATGCTACAAACACAAATACCACCAATCGATTTTCCCTGTCATCGCAACTGGATGGGGAGTTTCTCACCAAG ctATTCAATGATTCCGATATTTTAGGACCATTCGGTTTGAATTTGGTTAATGAACCCAACAATGAGAAAAAAG GTTCGGAGCTTATGTCCTACCAACCAATGTATGATCTTTCAGACATCATAGATATCAATGAGAAAAATGAACTGGaat cTGTTGATCACACGACTAGGCCAAGTAGTTCAAGGCAATTGCCTCAGCTGGAGCAACAGCAAAGAGAGCCGCCAAGTGGTCTGAACACTCCATACAATGATTATTTTGCTAATGCACTTGAACCAACTAGCACACCGCGTAAAATAGAATCTGCAGCTCTTTCTGATAGTAAAACTAAACACCCAAACTAA